In Candidatus Hamiltonella defensa 5AT (Acyrthosiphon pisum), one genomic interval encodes:
- a CDS encoding nitrilase-related carbon-nitrogen hydrolase yields the protein MLKIALSQISAILGDKEKNLFHIKSLCQKAADNKADFICFPEMATTGYTPALLGTKLWSPSEARGGETDV from the coding sequence ATGCTAAAGATAGCATTGTCCCAAATTAGTGCCATTTTGGGTGATAAAGAAAAGAATCTTTTTCATATTAAATCATTATGTCAAAAAGCCGCCGATAACAAGGCGGATTTTATTTGTTTTCCAGAAATGGCTACCACGGGTTATACCCCAGCTTTACTTGGCACGAAACTGTGGTCGCCGAGTGAAGCACGAGGTGGTGAAACAGACGTATAG
- a CDS encoding IS630 family transposase, producing MKKTLRHPKANEEARQGFQEKIAGYQKQGKSLVYLDESGFAHDMPRLYGYATRGQRCFGTHDWQAKGRTNVIGALLGVTLIAVGLFNCSINSDVFYAWVTQLLLPALPHPCVMMMDNASFHKRKDIQHAILNAGHSIEYLPPYSPEFNPIEHTWAQAKRKRRELQCDINTLFSEHIM from the coding sequence ATAAAAAAAACTCTGCGTCATCCCAAGGCAAACGAAGAGGCACGACAGGGGTTCCAGGAAAAAATCGCGGGGTATCAAAAGCAGGGTAAATCTCTGGTTTATCTCGATGAGAGCGGCTTTGCTCACGATATGCCCCGCCTCTACGGATACGCTACACGAGGTCAACGCTGTTTTGGGACTCACGATTGGCAGGCTAAGGGCCGCACTAACGTCATTGGTGCCTTATTAGGGGTCACTCTCATCGCGGTGGGCCTCTTTAACTGCTCCATTAACAGCGATGTTTTTTATGCCTGGGTCACTCAGCTGCTCCTACCCGCTCTTCCTCATCCGTGCGTGATGATGATGGATAACGCTTCTTTCCACAAGCGAAAAGATATTCAACACGCCATTCTCAACGCCGGTCATTCTATTGAATATTTGCCTCCTTATTCGCCCGAGTTCAACCCTATTGAGCACACATGGGCTCAAGCTAAAAGAAAAAGAAGAGAACTTCAATGCGACATCAATACCTTGTTTTCAGAACATATTATGTAA
- a CDS encoding cupin domain-containing protein has protein sequence MHLIINWEDFLHHHWQKHPVLLKKSISDFMNPVPPEALEKLLTEKNLEYQLIQRRHRKCQLVHQSFNGYASLGQRNWSLRVEAIHHWHRTRRRIPVFVSCFPRLGQRRADGVFFSPRRWDWPSD, from the coding sequence ATGCATCTCATCATCAACTGGGAAGATTTTTTACACCACCACTGGCAAAAACATCCTGTATTATTAAAAAAATCGATTTCTGATTTTATGAATCCGGTTCCGCCTGAAGCGCTGGAAAAACTGTTGACAGAAAAAAACCTCGAATACCAACTCATTCAAAGGCGTCACAGAAAATGTCAATTAGTGCATCAATCTTTTAATGGGTATGCCTCATTAGGCCAACGAAACTGGTCACTACGGGTGGAAGCGATTCACCATTGGCACAGAACCCGCCGAAGAATTCCTGTCTTTGTTTCGTGTTTTCCCCGATTGGGTCAAAGAAGAGCTGACGGTGTTTTTTTCAGTCCCCGGCGGTGGGATTGGCCCTCAGACTAA
- a CDS encoding purine-cytosine permease family protein encodes MNDKNHTFSRVPQTERVSLLTTTLVRTGMTTALAQFMLGATLGNSMTFTQAMLATFLGSLLLQIVSFGVGFAGTKEGLSTSLLARWCGFGRYGSALVGMAIVISCLGWFGVQNSILAEGIVYGLNEKISFEIAALISGCLLTLLVVIGFIGLSWTAKLTLPIFSLVMAWIFFDTLRGNNMADLILSLPQGQSMTIGAGATMVAGGAIVGALITPDITRYCKNGRHVFWMITISYIIGEFIVNGIAILVAHALNTADVVTIMTQSAGWLGLISVILSAVKVNDTALYSSSLAVINIIETIFNNKYSYKVITLLLGIIGTLLSAIGIMKQFVSFLILLGIVFPPIAGIMMVDYYILKTNRASLEVSRKTGKLPESTIPISWSSIFSWLLGSGIGFTIDWGIPSLNSLLVASAVYWITKISFKKVR; translated from the coding sequence ATGAACGACAAAAACCATACCTTTAGTCGAGTACCCCAAACAGAAAGAGTTAGCTTACTGACAACAACTCTAGTTAGAACAGGGATGACTACTGCTTTAGCGCAATTTATGTTGGGTGCAACCCTTGGAAATTCAATGACATTTACCCAAGCCATGTTAGCGACTTTTTTGGGAAGTCTGCTGTTACAAATAGTGAGCTTTGGAGTTGGCTTCGCAGGTACAAAAGAAGGATTGTCGACCTCACTTTTAGCAAGATGGTGCGGATTTGGCCGTTACGGTTCAGCGCTAGTTGGAATGGCAATTGTTATTAGTTGTCTGGGTTGGTTTGGTGTACAAAATTCTATTTTGGCTGAAGGAATTGTCTATGGATTAAACGAAAAAATCAGTTTTGAAATTGCCGCATTAATATCAGGATGTTTGCTTACCCTACTCGTTGTCATAGGATTTATCGGTTTGAGTTGGACTGCAAAATTAACATTACCTATTTTTTCCCTTGTGATGGCATGGATATTTTTTGATACGTTAAGGGGTAATAATATGGCCGATCTCATTCTATCTTTGCCTCAAGGTCAATCTATGACGATTGGCGCAGGAGCCACAATGGTAGCAGGGGGAGCAATAGTCGGTGCATTAATTACACCTGACATTACAAGATATTGCAAAAATGGGCGTCATGTTTTTTGGATGATAACAATTTCTTATATTATCGGTGAGTTTATTGTCAATGGCATTGCCATACTGGTTGCGCATGCATTGAACACTGCTGATGTTGTGACGATAATGACCCAAAGTGCAGGATGGTTAGGGCTAATATCTGTCATTCTTTCTGCCGTAAAAGTAAATGATACCGCCCTTTATTCTTCATCGCTTGCAGTAATAAATATTATCGAAACAATTTTCAACAATAAATATTCTTATAAAGTTATTACGCTTTTATTAGGTATAATAGGTACATTACTTTCTGCCATTGGAATAATGAAACAATTTGTTAGTTTTCTTATTTTGCTTGGTATCGTTTTTCCACCTATTGCAGGTATCATGATGGTAGATTACTATATTTTAAAAACAAATAGAGCCTCACTTGAAGTAAGTAGAAAAACAGGAAAGCTACCAGAATCAACAATTCCAATTAGTTGGTCGAGTATTTTTTCTTGGTTACTAGGTAGTGGTATTGGTTTTACAATTGATTGGGGAATTCCTTCGTTAAATTCTTTATTAGTGGCTAGTGCAGTTTACTGGATAACTAAGATTAGTTTTAAAAAAGTAAGATAA
- a CDS encoding phage antirepressor N-terminal domain-containing protein, giving the protein MQTITVPFHGNALYIVNHNGEPYAPMKPIVEGMEMDWASQFTKLKQRFNTTIAEITMVAEDGRTRKMLCLPLRKLAGWLQTINPNKVKHEIRDKVVQYQEECDDVLYEYWTKGQVVNPRKRSIMQELNTACAELKTDKAIASLFGTGLSEWKNIKAAHTKKVKGLIEEAQLLLTF; this is encoded by the coding sequence ATGCAAACAATCACTGTTCCTTTTCATGGCAACGCACTGTATATCGTTAACCACAACGGAGAACCGTATGCCCCGATGAAACCTATTGTTGAGGGCATGGAGATGGATTGGGCATCTCAATTTACAAAGTTAAAACAACGATTTAATACAACCATTGCGGAAATCACAATGGTTGCAGAAGACGGTAGAACACGAAAGATGCTTTGCCTTCCGCTTCGGAAACTTGCTGGTTGGCTTCAAACAATTAACCCCAACAAGGTCAAGCATGAAATCCGTGACAAAGTCGTTCAGTACCAAGAGGAGTGTGATGACGTACTCTATGAATATTGGACTAAAGGGCAAGTTGTCAATCCTCGTAAACGCAGCATCATGCAGGAACTTAATACAGCATGTGCTGAATTAAAAACTGATAAGGCGATTGCTAGCTTATTCGGTACCGGATTGAGTGAATGGAAAAATATTAAGGCAGCACATACGAAGAAGGTTAAGGGTTTAATTGAAGAAGCTCAATTGTTGTTAACTTTTTAA
- a CDS encoding phage holin family protein, whose protein sequence is MNNIEKYTTGTAYGASATTFLCGALSLSEWALVTGIICSVLTVGLNWYYRHKEYRYRTRNLNE, encoded by the coding sequence ATGAATAACATTGAAAAATACACAACGGGCACTGCCTATGGTGCCAGCGCGACGACGTTTCTATGCGGTGCGCTATCGCTTAGTGAATGGGCGCTGGTGACGGGTATTATCTGTTCAGTGCTGACCGTTGGGCTGAACTGGTATTACCGACACAAGGAATATCGTTATCGAACGAGAAATCTCAATGAATAA
- a CDS encoding IS630 transposase-related protein — protein MSYSVDFRQKVLSIREKEGLSIRATAKRFHVGTDTLRRWLKRIEPKPSGPRRGKMDKEAFIKDVAEYPDSYQRERAARFGVCPKAIWQALKRWGLTYKKNSASSQGKRRGTTGVPGKNRGVSKAG, from the coding sequence ATGAGTTATTCAGTGGATTTTCGTCAAAAAGTCCTGAGTATTCGAGAGAAAGAAGGACTGAGCATCAGAGCAACGGCGAAGCGTTTTCACGTAGGTACAGATACTCTCAGGCGTTGGCTCAAGCGAATAGAACCGAAACCCTCGGGTCCGCGTCGAGGCAAGATGGATAAAGAGGCGTTTATCAAAGATGTGGCAGAGTATCCAGATAGCTATCAACGGGAACGGGCGGCCCGTTTCGGGGTGTGCCCCAAAGCCATCTGGCAAGCATTGAAAAGATGGGGTCTGACCTATAAAAAAAACTCTGCGTCATCCCAAGGCAAACGAAGAGGCACGACAGGGGTTCCAGGAAAAAATCGCGGGGTATCAAAAGCAGGGTAA
- a CDS encoding helix-turn-helix transcriptional regulator — MFLTFNPNPPENVFTEKELEVIFCVLQNMSSKLIALHLGLSHRTVKINYRSFIVKQGLTLYLSSVSTAVIKVTITIFHKNS, encoded by the coding sequence ATGTTCTTAACGTTTAATCCAAATCCGCCAGAAAACGTATTTACCGAAAAGGAACTCGAGGTCATCTTCTGTGTATTACAAAATATGAGTAGCAAGCTCATTGCCCTTCATCTGGGGTTGTCACACCGTACAGTGAAAATAAATTACAGGTCATTTATCGTAAAGCAGGGGCTCACTCTTTATCTCAGTTCAGTGAGTACTGCCGTCATAAAGGTTACGATCACTATATTCCACAAAAATTCTTGA
- a CDS encoding lysozyme — protein sequence MNNQLKKRLVVATAGGVLALAAVLVQWHEGKRDKPYRDGGGVLTVCHGHTGKDVTPGEIYSEEECTALMTQDFQVARSAVERYVTVQLTDLQKAALTSFVYNIGSGAFANSTLLKKLNAGDIQGACDQMRRWKYDEGKVSNGLINRREVERELCLNPNALINPTQ from the coding sequence ATGAATAACCAACTTAAAAAACGCCTTGTGGTTGCAACGGCAGGCGGCGTATTAGCACTTGCTGCCGTCTTGGTGCAGTGGCACGAAGGTAAACGCGATAAGCCCTATCGTGATGGCGGCGGCGTACTCACTGTCTGTCACGGTCATACCGGCAAGGACGTTACGCCAGGGGAAATTTATAGCGAAGAGGAATGCACCGCGTTGATGACGCAGGATTTTCAGGTAGCACGCTCTGCCGTTGAACGTTATGTCACTGTTCAGCTTACCGATTTGCAGAAAGCCGCCTTGACTTCATTTGTTTACAATATCGGCAGTGGGGCATTTGCCAATTCAACGCTGCTTAAAAAGTTGAACGCCGGAGATATTCAAGGCGCTTGTGACCAGATGCGCCGATGGAAATACGATGAAGGAAAGGTATCAAACGGGCTGATTAACCGCAGGGAGGTAGAACGGGAGCTTTGTTTAAATCCAAATGCACTAATCAATCCAACTCAATGA
- a CDS encoding autotransporter outer membrane beta-barrel domain-containing protein produces the protein MKTTKTILTKIVHILIVIFTGNTQASFTETVAEGTTVSGEIVAPQEWDGLNHNYQIVFGTVTDTILRGDSQNYSPPNWAQQDVFSGGYTNNITVENTGNQIIFGGTAENTVIKDKGIATLKNQGIFKDGKVYKGGFFIAQSGTVDNINVYENGRFDISGNDDGVIVEGGEITHGATGVFMGKARINNLKISGDVAAASRDNPHFSHAYIGQLGQLGQLGQLILSSGKITESTIEGGLLSVVQSEASDTTMKGGSIEVGEGGIFKRTQMTGGSLNIKDGGRAEATVVNGGGRMLNDSGTDIGTVVNSGTYTLGDAHSTTAQSNNLTLGNEATAYIRKGTVNGANLDNGQMILGFERLSSTLKGDVTVGERGQLDIINNGKLDTREANLNLSGRVNLDNDPDPGKVSRFGKVSMNQGHFYFDYSVDGVSSKNDSILSVETLNGTGTFWMNTDIAGHKGNLLHVRGEANGYFGVRVTDSGKSPKAEDRLKIIQTGGGEAEFTLTNPGQVVDVGTYQYHLVPDNHKRGWSLVSHQPQPTEKPQPESESPPKTSVITSATETVAASRPISGDTLLPQETEHPVQPGILVPKAPELKPEVPVTPSVSEEKGAVLTPVSGETETKKVPPNRLLSPPTNVSRTNRAPDIPSITPSTAAVLSMSTVGPLIYHSEMAQIQERMSSTRQAKTESAVWVKVMNERHNIIQKAGEGYGLKLNGISLGADLTMRLGRSAYTTQGLFFTHGDAKLNFRGKAIGGGNVSSWSAGTYAAYYHDSGFWLDSILKANRFSHEIRGKMTGGADAFGDFSTLALGASIRGGKDMVAGEMTFTPYLSLSGLRTTRSSLSLSNGMKGDIFAQRSVLGKVGLRALYQTRIKDVSVTPWVDVGAEREFIKNNRVRINQRDSFDNDLSGITGVYSLGLSANISQTWNISATAGYKKGKHVESPWNASLGMSWKF, from the coding sequence ATGAAAACGACCAAAACTATCTTAACAAAAATAGTTCACATTCTCATAGTGATATTCACTGGAAATACACAGGCTTCTTTTACCGAAACAGTGGCTGAAGGAACCACGGTATCTGGCGAAATTGTGGCACCGCAGGAATGGGACGGGTTGAATCACAATTATCAGATAGTGTTCGGCACGGTAACGGATACGATACTGAGGGGTGACAGCCAAAATTATTCTCCACCAAACTGGGCTCAGCAAGATGTATTCAGTGGAGGATATACAAACAATATCACTGTAGAAAATACGGGGAATCAGATCATCTTTGGGGGAACCGCAGAGAATACCGTAATAAAAGATAAGGGTATAGCGACATTAAAAAATCAAGGCATATTCAAGGACGGTAAAGTCTATAAAGGCGGTTTTTTTATTGCTCAATCCGGCACTGTAGATAACATCAACGTTTATGAGAACGGGCGATTTGATATCTCTGGTAATGATGATGGCGTAATAGTCGAGGGAGGGGAAATCACTCATGGTGCCACAGGGGTATTTATGGGGAAAGCACGAATAAATAACCTGAAAATTAGCGGTGATGTGGCTGCGGCCTCAAGAGACAATCCACATTTTTCGCATGCATATATAGGACAATTAGGGCAATTAGGGCAATTAGGGCAGCTTATATTGTCCTCAGGGAAAATAACAGAAAGCACGATTGAAGGGGGATTACTTAGTGTTGTTCAATCAGAAGCCAGTGATACAACCATGAAAGGGGGGAGCATTGAGGTAGGAGAAGGGGGCATTTTCAAAAGAACCCAGATGACAGGCGGGAGTCTGAATATCAAAGACGGGGGGCGGGCCGAAGCGACTGTTGTGAATGGCGGCGGCAGGATGTTAAATGACAGCGGCACGGATATCGGTACTGTTGTTAATAGCGGAACCTATACACTTGGAGACGCTCACTCGACCACAGCTCAATCAAATAATCTGACACTCGGCAATGAAGCGACTGCCTACATCCGCAAAGGGACAGTTAACGGAGCTAATCTAGATAATGGTCAAATGATTTTAGGATTTGAGCGTCTGTCATCAACGCTGAAAGGGGATGTGACCGTCGGCGAGCGCGGGCAACTCGATATTATCAATAACGGTAAGTTGGACACACGTGAAGCCAATCTGAATCTCTCCGGCCGTGTTAATTTGGACAATGACCCGGATCCCGGAAAGGTATCAAGATTCGGAAAGGTATCCATGAATCAGGGACATTTTTATTTTGACTATTCCGTCGATGGCGTATCATCCAAAAATGATTCCATACTTTCTGTGGAGACGCTGAATGGAACAGGAACCTTCTGGATGAATACCGATATAGCGGGACACAAAGGCAATCTTCTGCACGTCAGAGGAGAAGCCAATGGCTATTTTGGCGTCAGGGTGACTGACAGCGGTAAAAGCCCCAAAGCAGAAGATAGACTTAAAATCATCCAGACGGGAGGCGGTGAGGCTGAGTTCACCCTTACTAATCCAGGCCAGGTGGTAGACGTAGGAACGTACCAGTATCATCTGGTGCCCGATAACCACAAACGAGGCTGGTCATTGGTGTCTCATCAACCTCAACCTACCGAAAAACCGCAGCCGGAGTCAGAGTCGCCGCCAAAAACCTCTGTAATTACCTCAGCGACGGAAACCGTAGCGGCCTCAAGGCCGATATCGGGTGACACTTTGTTGCCGCAGGAGACTGAGCATCCCGTTCAACCCGGCATCTTGGTTCCGAAAGCGCCTGAGCTCAAACCAGAAGTGCCTGTGACGCCGTCTGTTTCTGAAGAAAAAGGGGCGGTTTTAACCCCGGTATCTGGAGAAACGGAGACAAAAAAAGTCCCCCCTAATCGGTTACTTTCTCCGCCAACAAATGTATCTCGCACAAATCGGGCGCCTGATATTCCCTCAATCACCCCTTCAACAGCGGCGGTTTTATCGATGTCTACAGTGGGCCCATTGATTTATCACAGTGAGATGGCCCAGATTCAGGAAAGAATGTCATCCACACGTCAGGCAAAAACTGAGTCTGCTGTATGGGTCAAAGTCATGAATGAACGCCATAACATCATTCAAAAAGCAGGAGAAGGTTACGGGTTGAAATTAAATGGGATATCGCTAGGTGCGGACCTCACCATGCGCCTGGGGCGCAGTGCTTACACAACGCAGGGCCTGTTCTTCACGCATGGTGATGCCAAACTGAATTTCAGGGGAAAAGCAATAGGCGGTGGGAACGTGAGTTCCTGGTCGGCGGGCACGTATGCGGCTTATTATCATGACTCAGGTTTCTGGCTCGATAGCATTCTGAAAGCAAACCGGTTCTCGCATGAGATTCGTGGAAAAATGACCGGTGGAGCGGATGCATTCGGGGATTTCAGCACCTTGGCGTTGGGAGCAAGTATTCGAGGAGGGAAAGATATGGTCGCAGGAGAGATGACATTCACCCCATACCTCAGTTTGAGTGGATTAAGAACAACCCGTTCGAGCCTCTCACTTTCAAACGGAATGAAGGGAGATATTTTCGCCCAGCGTTCAGTGCTTGGCAAAGTCGGTTTAAGGGCCCTCTATCAAACGAGAATCAAAGATGTTTCAGTGACCCCTTGGGTAGATGTGGGCGCTGAGCGGGAGTTCATTAAAAACAACCGGGTTCGGATTAATCAGCGTGATTCTTTTGACAACGACTTAAGTGGCATCACAGGGGTGTATTCTTTGGGTTTATCCGCAAATATAAGCCAGACATGGAATATCAGTGCGACAGCGGGATATAAAAAAGGGAAGCATGTTGAATCCCCCTGGAATGCCTCACTAGGGATGAGCTGGAAATTTTAA
- a CDS encoding winged helix domain-containing protein, whose protein sequence is MGRSRWRVWHQLLSLEHYNKNDFFEPIINEELISGDVLYTLKEFPHEGISSEVVMGCCLNFWTDNCLRMIRNWTESLSDEHHRGIEYAPSPDLLLREDPTEILPQDITALQDMMSQFLLQKRDHLDTWFVQNMSQTAYELPKAPETQVYSVSQVQTLLQQGNPLHRLMGLRMLHIGNRYFVNGESIDSDYAAAWNILARNRTIDGLLLIKFIKDDDFLAQLTLLINQGFWYFQ, encoded by the coding sequence ATGGGACGTAGCCGATGGCGTGTATGGCATCAATTGTTATCGCTTGAGCACTATAATAAGAACGACTTTTTTGAGCCCATCATTAATGAAGAGTTGATTTCCGGGGATGTGTTGTATACCCTAAAGGAATTTCCCCATGAAGGCATTTCGTCCGAAGTGGTCATGGGTTGCTGCCTGAATTTCTGGACAGACAACTGTCTTCGCATGATAAGGAATTGGACTGAGTCGCTTTCAGATGAGCATCATCGAGGCATCGAGTATGCCCCCTCGCCCGATTTACTTCTTCGGGAAGATCCCACCGAAATTCTGCCTCAAGACATCACGGCCCTCCAAGACATGATGAGTCAATTCTTACTCCAGAAAAGAGACCATCTGGACACCTGGTTTGTTCAAAATATGTCTCAAACCGCCTATGAGTTACCGAAGGCACCGGAGACCCAGGTGTACTCCGTTTCACAAGTTCAGACCCTATTGCAACAGGGAAATCCATTGCACCGGTTAATGGGGCTACGTATGTTACACATCGGCAACCGCTATTTTGTCAACGGCGAATCGATTGACTCAGATTATGCCGCCGCGTGGAATATTCTGGCACGAAACAGGACGATTGATGGTCTCCTGCTCATAAAATTCATCAAAGATGATGATTTTTTGGCACAGTTAACTTTGCTGATTAATCAAGGGTTTTGGTATTTTCAATAA